One Gossypium arboreum isolate Shixiya-1 chromosome 13, ASM2569848v2, whole genome shotgun sequence genomic window, TACTTAGAATAGGGATGGAATAAGATATGTTTGTGAAAGTATGCCAAATCCTGAGTTTTTTCCTCGTCGGTTTACTTAGAcagaagaagagaaatttattaatatccaaaaaaattaaagtaataaataataataaaataatatataatatataataaaataaaataaaaataaagaaaaataaaaattgggttacCTCCTAACAAGCACTTGTTTAACGTCATTAGCTTGATGTCCCAACTAGTATTGGCATTGTTCCAACTAAATTATTTCATTCGTATGGGCTTGGAAATTCTCCTTTTTTACCATATCCACCATACTCTTGCTTTGACACTGTTTTTTCCTCTAAGGAAATCTTATGTGTGTCTATCAAGGGGTTAATCCCTTTTAAGTCGGCAGTGGTCTCATTATTCTCTAAAAATGCGCATTTAAAATGCtcgggaagtggttttaattCTAAATTTGGTGCCTGCACAACAAAAGGTAAACGTTTAGTATCCATAAGAGCCAATAATTcattaacaaattcacaaatagaACCTGAATCGAAATTATCATCAAACAATGTTTCAAGTTTATCTTCATAAGGTGACTCAAAAGTTTCTTCTACTAATGAATCAATTATGTCGACACTGTGTATGTTCAAGATCTCACTCGGGTGACTAATAGCATCATAAATgttaaacttcacgatctcccCGTCAAACTTCATAGCTGGAAGGAGGAGAAGGCTCGGCGTCGCGTAGAGGATAGGAAGGAGGGGAAGGCGTTTATTGGCTAAGTTGACGTGTTGGGGCATCGAGAATTATCGTCGGCCGCTGTTGATGGCAAAGGAGGGTTCGGCAGTGGCACGACTTCTAGCCCTAACCATGGTGGTGGGAAAAATCAGTGGTAAGGGTAAGGGAGAAGGGGGACGGCGGCTGGAGGGTTATTTGGGTGAAAATAAAGAAAGCTTTAGGGTTTGCATGTGTAGAAGAAAGGTTGTTTGGCTATAGGGTGGGTGTTTAGATGCAGGTTTTAGGTAAGTGCAAAATAGGGATGCACTATTCCTACTTAGAATAGGGATGGAATAAGATATGTTTGTGAAAGCATGCCAAATCCTGAGTTTTTTCCTCGTCGGTTTACTTAGAcagaagaagagaaatttattaatatccaaaaaaattaaagtaataaataataataaaataatatataatatataataaaataaaataaaaataaagaaaaataaaaattgggttacCTCCTAACAAGCACTTGTTTAACGTCATTAGCTTGATGTCCCAACTAGTATTGGCATTGTCCCAACTAAATTATTTCATTCGTATGGGCTTGGAAATTCTCCTTTTTTACCATATCCACCATACTCTTGCTTTGACACTGTTTTTTCCTCTAAGGAAATCTTATGTGTGTCTATCAAGGGGTTAATCCCTTTTAAGTCGGCAGTGGTCTCATTATTCTCTAAAAATGCGCATTTAAAATGCtcgggaagtggttttaattCTAAATTTGGTGCCTGCACAACAAAAGGTAAACGTTTAGTATCCATAAGAGCCAATAATTcattaacaaattcacaaatagaACCTGAATCGAAATTATCATCAAACAATGTTTCAAGTTTATCTTCATAAGGTGACTCAAAACTTTCTTCTACTAATGAATCAATTATGTCGACACTGTATATGTTCAAGATCTCACTCGGGTGACTAATAGCATCATAAATgttaaacttcacgatctcccCGTCAAACTTCATCGTGAGTGTTCCATTACGCACGTCAATCTTAGTATTTGTAGTACTAAGGAAAGGTCACCCCAACAAGATGTCTAAAGACCCAGGAGCATTATCCTTTtacatttttatcacataaaagtCTGAAGGAAAGATAAGTCCGTTGACATTCACTAATACGTCCTCAATGACTCCTTCAGGATGCACAATAGACCTGTCTGCTAACTGAATGATAACAcctatttttgtcaaaaaaatctTGTTAAGTTATTCATAAATAAAAAATGCAttacatttatggaggcccctaaatcaTACATAACTTTTTTAATTCCTAAGTGGCCTATTTTGTATGGTATTGCGAACATGCCCCTATCTTTGCATTTCGCTCACTTCTTCCGCTATAACACTGCGaatacattctcaccaacacttacccttTCATTACCAGTTaattttcgtttgttggtgcagAGCTCTTAAAGGAACTTGGCATATTGCAAAATTTGTTCGATGGCATTCAACAGTGGTATGTTGATCTTGATATTTctaaatgtttcgaggatctccttgtcCTCTTTACCTTTCTGACATTGGTTCAATCCTCCTTGAAATGGAGGTTGAATTTTAGGCAATGGAGGTTTCGTTCAGACTTGTTCGTTGTTCTCATGTTTTTCTTGGGTGGAATCTTAGCCAAGATTTCTGCCAAGAATTGGTTCCAGTATTTTTCCACTTCACAATACCACTGCATTTACGTGCTGTCTTGGATTATGTTCCATTTGTGACTGCAGCTTCCCTTGTGAGTTTATTTTCTTAATTGATATGGTAAGTTCTCTTATATATGCCTCGATTTTCTGTTGAAAATCAAGCatattagctgctaatttattaACCATGGTTTCTAGAGAGGTATCTGAATCTCGCGGCTGTTGCGGAAACTGGTTTTGGTATGGTTGGTTGTACTGCAGGTTTGCCCTATAACTCAAGTTAGGATGGTCTTTCCATCCTGGGTTATATGTATTTGCATAGGGGCCATATCGCCTTTGAGGCGGTCTAAGAAAGTTTCCCATAGCATCTAAATAGGCCATAGTATCGTCACACAAACTAAGGCATGCATTAGTTGTATGTTCAGGTGTTGCACAAATATCGCACAGTCAGGACTATTTTTACTGCAAAAAGAGAATTCATGATATTAGTAAGGTGATCAAATTTATCTACTAAAGCTAAAATACTTAGCTAGTGAACCCTTCTAGTGAGTTTAAAATTGGCTCGAAATTGTTGAGTATTTGCAGCCATCGTGGATATCAAGTCCCTTGCTTGTTGGAGAGTCATGTTGACCAACGTTCCTCTACTGGCGACATCTACCATATTTATTTCTATAGGATTCAAGTCTTCATAAAAGTATTGGAGTAGAGACTATTCTGTTATACCATGTTATGGGCAAcatgcacacaacttcttaaatcgcttCCAATAGTTGTAAAGAGACTCCACATCTTTTTACCTTATCCTAACGATCTCTCTTCTTAATTTAGCTGCACGCGATGCTGGAAAAAACTTGTTGAAACAAACGATAAATATCAGTACAAGTTGTAATAGATCTAAATGGTAGATAAAATAACCATTCTCTAGCAGAATCtgctagggaaaaagggaaagcacgcaatttgatttgatcctcagttacgcCCTGAGGTTTTATGCTAAGACAaaccatatgaaactcttttAGATGTTTGTGGGTATTTTCATTTTGCAATCCACGCAAAGTCGGCAATAACTGGATTAATCTTGGCTTCAGTTCAAAATCAATATCCATGGTAGGATACGCAATGCATAATGGCAGTTGTTCTGCAGGAGCTTCAGCCAATTGTTGAATCATTTTAGCCATGGGTTAAGATGCTAGAttcgggttttcgttaaccctaacGTTAAACACTTCTTCTGGTGGATCGACTCATACTCTTTTGCTTTCAAGTGTTTGAGTaaggttttcgttaaccctagacttaACTTCGTCGTCTACTTCAATTTATGATGGTGGGTTACACTGAGTCCCAACCACCCTTGACTACTTTTTCAGtagctttgtttccttgcgattaGCTCTCGGAGTCTTCCCTATTTCTGAATTAAATGCAAGAATACCTGGAGCAAATCTAGtcataagaaacaaaagaaacaagattagtacgttacTAGTCCCCGGTAATGGCACCAAAATTTGATGTATCGTTGAGAGCACTAAAAATATATTATccctataaaataaaataaaaatagcataagggaagtagggtcaaacCTCAGGGACTAGATTTGTACAAGTTCTTGTTCCTCGAGATCTCGGACagagtcgtgcccaagaaaacctacgTACAtggaaaaagaataaaaaacagaattaaaagtttgattgaattgaaattgcgaaaattaaaattaaaattaaaattgtagaGATAAACAGATTTAAGAAAAAAGAGTTTTTATGGAGAAATTCCAGCCTTCGGTTGTTTCGATccaccttgggttcaatcctaggCTTTTAGGTAATCCTTCTTGAATAGaataagctagttatagtggaagagaaCGCCCACGACCACCAGCTACACTTAAATTTTAGATTTACGATTTAGAGAAATTTGACTATAGCCAACCGTCGTTTTTGTGGGACCATCTtacactagatcatcacttcttAATAGCGAATGCCATGTCATTTTGTCTTTTGGGCTCGACAACCACTGGCATAGTAAGCTAACGAatcgactgtgcaaccttcccaaaacatacaaagcggtcgttctttgcacaagttgaaaagatcacctttgAAGGGACATGGACAAAAGCGTCAATCCCGTAATACGGAGAAACTATAAATACTCATTGAGAAAACTAAGCAcagattctaagcctcataaacCCTTTTGAGGGAATTTcgacaacctttggctagataaatttagtggctcatgcttgttgaagaaaaagaaataaacataatgaaaatggaattttattgaaTAATATGAAAGGAACAAAGGCTAAAATTTTTGGGAAAGGGAGTGTTTACAGAAGAGATGTGTGAAatttgtgtcactccatcccctatttatagtacttagaaaacctagtctattcctaattaaattctaaaattaaataaagttaaaagttaaaattaaatctaaataataatattaacaattatcctaatataattaaaatttaaatagagtcttgtgtttataaaatctcttctttgcacttttgcccccaaGTCTTCCATACTTTGTATTTTCGACACCATTTCTTTCCTATTTCGCATGTTGGCCctttttatctttaaattcatGCTTTTTGCCCGTAAATTTCCTTttgctttcaatttagtccctacaagataaaaaaccataaatagctcaaattagtagtaTCATAcccaaaataaatatgtaattaatacataaaaatatgtcattccaGAGTATTATCATTTAATATCGCAGCCTTCAAACAGCTCGTTGATTTAACATCACAGCTGATATCACTAGGGCTCGTTGATTTAAGATCACAGCCTCCAAACAACTCTCAGATTTAATATCGCAGTTGATATCACTAAGACTCGTTGATTTAAGATCGTAGCCTTCAAATAGCTCGCTGATTTAAGACCACAGCATCTAAACAGGTCGCTGATTTAACATCGCAGCTAATATCGTTAGGGCTCGTTGATTTAATATTGTAACCTCCAAATAGCTCTCTAATTTATTATTGCAACTGATATCATTAAGGCTCGCTAATTTAAGGTTGCAGCCTTCAAATAGCTCGTTGATTTAAGATCGCGACCTTTGGTATTCTAACAGTTCGCTTGATTTAATCTGGCGGCTATCATTTTTAAAGCTCGTTACTTTCTTCGACAAGGTGATAGACAATTTTTTACTTACAAGAAATACATTTCGCAGTATTTTACAACACGGTTCGTTTCTTTAGAACCACTCCTTTTAACTTCAATATCACACCGTTAGACAACGAAACCTACTCAGTAAAGTTTCGTATTAAAACTTTCGAAGTAAGCCCCCAATTACATGTTACATGCATCTAAGTTTGTCTTAAAAGAATCACTTTATAACTCTTCTTCGACAAGGTAGGGAAAAAATTattatacaattataataaaatatataataacctGACTCGGGATCAAACTCGAAATACCCATTATTCAAATAACCTCAAGCACTCCATTTGAGGAAGGGACTCTATGCAAGCCACTAAATTGTCTTAATCTTCTTTGCGTCTTCATTATCCCCATTTTTTCCATTTCCATTAATACCATGTATCAACAAAGTTTATCTATATACACATATCCTATCCACCTGTTTTGATTGATCCATCaagattttattctatttttactaTAATTTAGTGCTATAATCTTTCCTTACATAATGGTATTGCTTGTTCTAAAAGAAAAAGTACTTTAAAATATTGTATCAAATTCttaatttaaattcaaatgaactcaatttataatttagtaataataatttaaatataattataaaaaataactattaatataattcttttactattttaatattttttgaatgATGAATCAAGGTTGGCTTTGTGCAAAGGTAAACAAAGTAAAGAAAATCAGACGACAATTGGATCCGACCTAATTCAAGATCTATAAGAATCCTAGCAATCACTTTGGAAACAGAGCCAAAACTCAAAACATTTGATTGGAAAGGTTGTTGGTGTTATGGGGTAGTCTTATTATCCAAATATTCCATTTAGAACAAAGGTGGAAGATGTGTTTCCTTTTTCTTGGCTACTCATTCAACAAAGGCTGCTTTTTATGTCCTTTTCTGTTCAAAGTTGAAACAAGACCTAGCTAAATTTCTGTGTATATTTTCTAACCATCATTTTGTTTTTGGTGGCAATCACTATATTTGTTTTCTTTGATGTAGTATTTTCAAACACAATGCTATACATGGTTTATTGTCTCCATCAATATTAGGTGTTTTTTTTTTCGTAATTCGTTAGATTATTCATAGAACATGTATGTATGAAAAAACCTATCCATATATTTTGATTTTCAATCCCCATACTTATCCTCAATAATTTGCCATTAAAGAAAAGCATACAATATACACAAATCAAACtacaaattagaaaaaaaattcatttgactatatatttgaaagttataaaataaaattttcaaattcataaaaaaactaTTCCATGCTTGAGTTTGGAATATTCGGCGTGATTTGATATTtgaaaatatgtttttgttttatttttattttttaaaaaattgttatttcttatattttgaattcaaaattatatttaataaataatatatatattttcaataatgaaaatatgtttcgtaatttttctccaAATAgaataaagagaaataaaataaaacaagtcCTATATAAATGTAGATTTGAATCAGTGCtagaaatttatatttaaaacttATGGGTTTAAATTTTAGCAAAgttattattttcaaaaatttccaatttttcaaaacatttttaaataatgattttttattttctaattttcacatattcttatttttatttttttcaaaatatttttaaaacgaAAATGTCATATATCTACTAAAACAAATTGGAGTATAAATTtgcaattttaaatttaaattttgcttGTTATATAAATGGTAAGAAAGATATGCATACATTAATGTATAAAGTAgttaaattttgattatatatttgAAATGAATATATTTTGAGATcaatcttatatctatattttataatattatttcgaGCCTAAATTTGGTAAATTCTTTTTTCAAGTTAACCTCTAAATATAGTAACTGTTTTATATTGGGACTTGAATTAGACAATTATTCTCACATTAggacttaaaattttttttcgaGCTAATCCTTGATCTCTAAAATTTATGCTCTAATGTGAGAATAATTGTCAAATTCAATCTCAAAAATAATTTAACTTTATCTTTTACaactaaataattaaatatttactttACTAAAAATTTTGCTTGCATGATGATGGGCGTACCTGAATAGAGCACCAGATATGATCTAACTAAATAATTATAGATTTTATAGaattttaaaatatgtaaaaGAATAAATCAGTTTTACACTAATACAGTCATAAAAATACTCAACTTTCTAAGAAAGCATAAAAGTTAATGATTTCACTATTAGTAGAAAAGATTCAACATAAAAAGTATTGTATTATAATTGGAGTAAATTCAGTTATTAATCATTTACCTTCTATAAATTTATCAATGAAGTAAAAGCTAATCGCAAATTTTAGAACTACGGATGAGAATCAAATCTAAATCACATGTTAgagttaaaaaaaatcatttccatTCCATGATTTACATATTAAGCAAGGAAAGTATACAAAACATAATGTAGTTAAATTAATTCATTCTCACTAAATCAAATGATATGATGTGATTAAAAACTTTGAAAAGCAAATTCAATATTACTATACATATATACTATCAAtacattttaagtttttaaacttTTATCTTAAACTatgttaaattgaaaataaaattcagACCATAATTTTAaagttgaatttatttatttattcatttttggaGCAATGAAAGGAAAGAAGGAAAAACAAGAACCCAAGAATCGTGTGGGTTCTGCTCTCCTTTTTATTCTGCGAAAAGAGCCAAAGATTTTACCTTTCAAACCTTGTTTTTCCTTTCTGATTCTCCTCTACTCCCATCCATTTGATTACCACCAACTCTCCCTCctgttttctttttccttttctcaaATACTCCCTTCAAATGGCTCAGATAGATAGCTAGCTTCTTTCATCTCCACAGATCATTTTCTTGGATTTTTGTTTCCAGGGTTTATCCTAAGTTTCGAGGGAATATACAATAAGTCTCAGTGGGGTTTCAGACCCCTTCAATGGAACAAAGTAATAAATGTTTGAGCTTTGAGCCATTAGAAAACAGGGAAACTATGAGAACAGCAGGTTGTGATGGAAAGAATGAGATTTGGGGTGTTGAAGAAAAGGGACTGACTTTGAACTTggatggtgaagaagatgaaagTAATAAGAACTCCAGTACCGTTTCTGGTTGCAAAAGCGGAAACACTAAACTTTGTTCTAGAGGCCATTGGAGACCAGCTGAAGATGCTAAGCTAATGGAGCTTGTAACTTACTATGGTCCTCAAAATTGGAACTTGATAGCTGAACATCTTGAAGGAAGATCAGGTGATGAGTCATTAAACTTTACATCAACTTTCATGTACATCACGACGTATGTTAGCTGAATTAGCTTTTGTGAAgttcaaaatttttgctaaaagaAGACTGGTTTTTGTTTGCATGGATGGCAGGGAAGAGTTGTAGATTAAGATGGTTCAACCAGCTTGATCCAAGAATTAACAAGAGGAATTTTACGGAGGAAGAAGAGGAAATGCTGTTAGTTGCACATAGGCTGCATGGTAACAAATGGGCGAGGATTGCTAGGCTTTTCGATGGTAGAACCGATAATGCAGTGAAGAACCATTGGCATGTGATCACGGCTAGGAAACATAGAGAGAAATCAGGCGTTTACAAAAGGAAAAAGCCGCCTTCTTATGCCTGTCGAGCCCTCCCTAAAGGATTGGGTTTGACGATTGTAAACAGTTCTTGCAGCGCCAGTGATCAATCAACCATTTCTAGCAATATTGATCAGTCAGCTAAAGTTTCCTCGCCAGTTCACCAAATGGACGTGTCCAGAAGATGTAATTATCATTTTCTCTCCAATTCTTTATGTGATGATTTTATGTTTGAGATTTGAATCGCGGTCGAATTTATTGCAGTTACGTATAATTTATAGGTTAAATGTTGTGAAATGTTTGTCTTGTCACAGGTTCATTGTTTGAGAATGTTGCGACCAGGGGCATTGGCTACGTGGTTTACCAACAAGGGTTGATGGAAGCGGTTATGAGTGTGAACAGATCTGCTACCTCATTGGATTCGAACTCGGAAGTATCAGCTGAGTCGGTGGGAACAAATTGGACCAGCCATTTCATTTCTGGTGAAAGTtgtggaaatggaaatgaaaagatACCCTTCATTGATTTCCTTGGTGTTGGAAGAGCTTCTTAAAGACTAGCGGAGATTTTTTGCTTTTGGTAATTAGAACTAAAGAGATCCAGCTGAAAACACaagggaaataaaaaaaaaaagaaaaaaaaaagagcaacaTTAGTTTGCTGAAAACTTCGTTATTTAGATTCAAATTTGTGTAAGATATGaatatattttaaagttatttttgtCTTTAGAAGATTTTTTAAGATGAAATTATTGAGTTGTTTGTCAGTTGTTAGTCTAAGTTACAACACGAAAAACAACCggaagaataaaaaataaaaatggacgCAAGAATTAGTAATGCATTTCGGAAACCTTTTCTATAAAATGTGGTAACTTAAATTTAACTCACTTACCAACTTTCAATCTTATTCttatacataaaaaaaaaaaatcactctCCTATTAAGATTTTCTTCTTAAAAGCTTAACTATAAACTGGGCCTCATCACATTTTGATTACAATGTACTTGCGCTGAAATAAGTTTATATGAACTAGTTTTATTCTATTTAGTTTGTACCAAATCAAGTAAACAATCTCATTTAAGTAGGCATTGTAAGCTTGCAAATCTTCGGTGGGAACATGATATGTCATGCAATTGTGCCTCAATGTGGCTTTTATGTGATGTAAAATATGTAGAGATTTTtatgaattgaatttttatagaAATTGGATCTTCTCAAATATGGTAATACAATCAGACAAACTCTTCATATAAAGTCCTTACTTGACTAATATTCAATAAGATCACATCTATATAACTGCTGCTCAAAATctttaatgatatataaaatgtaacaccccaatctccAACAGCGGACTGAGGCGTTACACCCAAAGCAAACGTATACTTGGTTCGATCTTAATTTAGTTTCAATGTAACAAATTGAACTAGATTATTAACtcagaaaaatttaaaaaaaaaaaaaaacaagtaatCAAACTGGTATTCACCATAATATAAATTTGATTGAGTTTAGATCTTTCGACGAAAGGCTTTCCTTTAAAATACAACACTGGCAATAAAATAACGTATAAAACAGTTTGGCGTATATAAGTAGAAATCACTTCATAAATcataattcataaaaatttaactaATCCCTCAAGGGTAACattcttttaaaacattaatttaataaaaaaaaagtatttttaCTACAAATCTAGTTACAAAACAAAACTACATGCCACTCTAAAAGAACATATGCATGTTACAAAACAAACACAGGCGAAGCTCACAATAGAGGTCACTCTTTATAATTGAGTCCCTTCAACAAGCTCTACGACGAAGTACCACCTAGAAAAGGGGTAAGttcaaaagaacttagtgagCTCCAGAATAGAAATACTCAACCCTTTCCAGAAAAATTAAAAAAGCAGTAATACTACAactgtatatacatacatataaacTAACATATCAATATTCTACGCACAGAACATTTTGGGCGGATACTTCTATATAAAGGTGGATACCAATCCTTGGTGGATAATATCTCTGGGCGGATACCTTACTTCTCTACTTTCACTAAGAACTATTGACTTAACCAAACAAATATTTTCCTTCGCATACACAATCTTTACCACACTTACCCTGTTTCATCACAAACATCTCATCGGGCTGATTCTTACCCGCTTTTTGAACTCTTTCATTAGAGTGCATTTAATACGCCAAATTCAAACACCTAACGAATACGCTACATGCTCAACACAACAAAAGGGATAAAGACATGATTTACCACTTAACATTCAATattatcaaaaaaatttattcagTGTCTCCTTCCTTTCTACAAATAAACATAACATGCAACACATCCAGAATTAATATTTTCTTACTCTTTTCTTGTCCTTCCCTAGGCTAAACCTCGAATCCCATAATCACACATCAAAACAAATATCACAATTCTTATTATTTTGAACACATGCGTGTTCCCATGAGTTTAGGGATCTTTGTCATGGTTAACAACTAACATGTCCTACTGTAGGCATCACCCATATCACTAGGCTAGTTAGCAAATAACATTCCCTTCCAGAAACCTAGCACTCACAACAATATGGTTTGTAACTAACGTACCTTACTAGTGGCCCATCATTCATGCCAATCTAGATAGCAACTAACATGCCCTACTAGTGGCCCATCTTATTCTCCCACCTGGTTAGCAACTAGCATGCCCTACCAATGGTCCATCATATCTGCCATTTTGTGTAACCtcccaaactcagcctagacgttatggacgAATTTCAAAGGTTACATTGGCCACTGAAATTGCTAAGTAAAAATGTGCAGCACCCCAAAATTCATGTTTTTGAATTGTTAAAACATGTCGCAAAGTCGAGGTAAAAATTCATTTACTTAGTGCTATTAAATGAATACCAATAAAGGATTATGGCCCCTCTCCTTATCCTTTTTCTCCCCTTACATATCATTCACGCCCTAGGTTTGTCATTAGTGCCTCAGCGCGTGAACTTCAACTTGTTCGCACTATTTTGTAACAACACCTTAGCTTTCAATTCCACTGTTTGCACCCCTGCGCTAATCTCGCACTAGACCTGCCCATGTGTCAAATCAAAAGGCTCATCTAAAAAGCGGAGGTTTGGCTAAAAAATAAAGTAGTAAAAGCGGGTTAGGCCTCAGGtaggttcttttttttttttgcatgagTCACCTTGATAGGActgaatttgcaaaaaaaaaaaattgttgttttctCGCTGTTTTActatcatttcactattatgtgataaaccataatatatacatatttttaccccatgcttggcatatttttggattatttatcataagatttaatgaatttgatgctcctaatcctttaaattcatgttttatacttaggtgagcataggaaagtgaaaagagcaagaaacgggccaaaaacgaacaAAATAGGCTTATCTCAGTatttcacacagcctaggcactttcacacgggtaaatcacacgcccgtgtgtcataaCTGTGCCGACTAAAAACTAACTCAGAATTACACATGgcttgagcaccttcacacgggcgtggcacacggctgtgtccctatcgagcccaagtctaattctactcgaaaaagactaatttttagggtttgaaagcattccaaagtctatacaaacaccctagaagaggatcaaagggACACGCAAAATAGAAAGTAGAAAATACTCGAAAAACAGCCATTGAATCAGCTCGGAAGCAAGATCTCCTTCAAAACTGaaaatctccattcaatttccttagaagttctttgggtttcgttatgttttgttgttgtccctgtaacgccccaattttcgggaatcatGTGAATGTTGggataggtttaattatgttagtgggcctctagaaagcccaaacttaagatagaacccgacaattttagttaatttttgttccataagaaaaagggggtggaattatgaaatagaacctatgtgaaaatgtttgaaaatgctataggctaaattaaagtggccaaataaataggagtgcaaaataggaggatttgcgtgacaaacctcccattttacatgaagtggccagccatcatgttgttgtagacaaaatgtgcacttgatatccataatttatggtacaaattgatacaaattgataataggttaggtaaatgttccatgataataggttaggtaaatgttccatgataatgggttaggtaaatgttccatgataatgggttaggtaaatgtttcatgataagaatttcatgtcttttgtattaaagaattaaatggatgaaatatgaagttttattaaaagaaaagggtgaaaagaacaaagttttgtccatctttgttcatcatagctgaaagttagagaagagaa contains:
- the LOC108463300 gene encoding transcription factor MYB54, translating into MEQSNKCLSFEPLENRETMRTAGCDGKNEIWGVEEKGLTLNLDGEEDESNKNSSTVSGCKSGNTKLCSRGHWRPAEDAKLMELVTYYGPQNWNLIAEHLEGRSGKSCRLRWFNQLDPRINKRNFTEEEEEMLLVAHRLHGNKWARIARLFDGRTDNAVKNHWHVITARKHREKSGVYKRKKPPSYACRALPKGLGLTIVNSSCSASDQSTISSNIDQSAKVSSPVHQMDVSRRCSLFENVATRGIGYVVYQQGLMEAVMSVNRSATSLDSNSEVSAESVGTNWTSHFISGESCGNGNEKIPFIDFLGVGRAS